A region from the Candidatus Thiothrix putei genome encodes:
- a CDS encoding transposase, with translation MNGATIGCSIFFRAGSYHPERLRASWQRWVLSHAPLVEVAGRLVVLGDHTHVVKDGGRMPGVVSLRETSETQSKPDYFRGQCWGAVGLLVGSLSACFCLPLSLQIHQGFRHLGEEDSNDPALKLGTRVVQMALSFAQVNDRPVWLVLDAFFATASVFRLACSVWSVALQQPLVQVITRAKKNYVAYFPAPPKPPGRRGRQRQYGMKLVLWEAFDHADFFREVTLCIYGKEESVRLIDVFGFGAGRGNHPHPVLPTHPD, from the coding sequence ATGAACGGGGCTACCATCGGTTGCTCCATTTTTTTTCGTGCCGGGTCTTACCATCCTGAGCGGTTACGGGCGAGCTGGCAGCGGTGGGTGTTGTCCCATGCGCCGCTGGTTGAGGTGGCGGGGCGTTTAGTGGTGCTGGGCGACCATACCCATGTGGTTAAGGATGGTGGGCGGATGCCGGGGGTCGTTTCCTTGCGGGAAACCTCGGAAACCCAAAGCAAACCGGACTATTTCCGGGGGCAGTGTTGGGGAGCCGTGGGTTTGTTGGTGGGGAGCCTGTCCGCCTGTTTCTGCCTGCCGCTGAGTTTGCAAATCCATCAGGGCTTCCGGCATTTGGGGGAGGAAGACAGCAACGACCCGGCACTCAAACTGGGGACACGGGTGGTGCAGATGGCGTTGTCGTTTGCGCAGGTGAATGACCGTCCGGTGTGGCTGGTGCTGGATGCGTTCTTTGCCACGGCTTCGGTGTTCCGGCTGGCATGCTCGGTTTGGTCGGTGGCGTTACAACAACCACTGGTGCAGGTCATCACCCGCGCTAAAAAGAACTATGTGGCCTACTTCCCTGCGCCACCCAAACCGCCGGGAAGGCGTGGGCGGCAACGCCAGTACGGGATGAAGCTGGTGTTGTGGGAAGCCTTTGACCATGCTGATTTTTTCCGTGAAGTGACCCTGTGCATTTATGGCAAGGAGGAGTCGGTACGCCTGATTGATGTGTTCGGATTTGGTGCTGGACGCGGAAACCATCCTCACCCTGTACTGCCGACGCACCCGGATTGA
- a CDS encoding ATP-binding protein yields the protein MHNRTITQRLQHKAASRFGRITVLTGARQTGKTTLVRALFPDYAYLTLDDPITRPDYARLSAAQWQERYPLAILDEVQKLPALLDSVKATYDQYPDTRYILLGSSQILLLEKVQESLAGRAALIELYPLTLPERQTATADEAIIPSRLVRLLMGEPASILQGIPLTDTRYAKAENAWADYLEYGAMPAIVDSSVEKSEKREWLQDYIRTYLQRDVRDLGNLRELEPFVRAQKALAALSGQLLNVSELAKQAGISAVTAKRFISYMEISYQAIQLAPWFRNLHKRLSKSPKVHFLDPGIQRVLLNRTGTFTGHEFESAVVAEVYKQIKTHALAVDCYHLRTVDGREVDLLLELENGYIAIEVNMSAHVSAADARHLHDLADLLDKPLLHALVVSNDPRIQQWGNVVAVPVAWLLG from the coding sequence ATGCACAATCGAACCATCACCCAACGCTTGCAACACAAAGCCGCCTCCCGTTTTGGGCGCATTACGGTGTTAACCGGCGCACGCCAAACGGGTAAAACCACGCTGGTACGTGCCTTGTTCCCTGATTACGCCTACCTAACCCTGGATGACCCGATCACGCGCCCGGATTACGCCCGTCTGTCGGCGGCGCAATGGCAAGAACGTTACCCGCTGGCGATTCTGGATGAGGTGCAAAAGTTGCCCGCACTGCTGGATTCCGTGAAAGCGACCTATGACCAATATCCAGATACCCGCTACATCCTGCTGGGGTCTAGCCAGATATTGTTGCTGGAAAAGGTGCAGGAAAGTTTGGCAGGACGCGCCGCGTTGATTGAGCTTTACCCGTTGACGTTACCGGAACGGCAAACCGCGACTGCCGACGAAGCCATTATTCCGTCGCGGCTGGTGCGTTTGCTCATGGGTGAACCTGCCAGTATTTTGCAGGGCATCCCGCTCACCGACACCCGTTACGCCAAGGCTGAAAATGCGTGGGCGGATTACCTAGAATACGGTGCAATGCCTGCGATTGTGGATAGCAGCGTGGAAAAGTCAGAAAAACGCGAATGGTTACAGGATTATATTCGGACGTACTTGCAGCGCGATGTGCGTGATTTGGGCAATTTGCGTGAACTTGAGCCGTTTGTACGGGCACAAAAAGCCCTCGCCGCATTGAGCGGTCAGTTGCTGAATGTCAGCGAGTTGGCAAAACAGGCGGGTATTTCGGCGGTGACAGCGAAACGTTTCATCAGCTATATGGAAATCAGTTATCAAGCGATTCAGCTTGCACCGTGGTTTCGCAATCTCCATAAGCGTTTGAGTAAATCACCCAAAGTGCATTTTCTTGACCCCGGCATTCAGCGCGTCTTACTCAACCGCACGGGCACATTCACCGGGCATGAGTTTGAAAGTGCGGTGGTGGCGGAGGTGTACAAGCAAATCAAAACGCACGCGCTGGCAGTGGATTGTTACCATTTGCGCACAGTGGATGGGCGTGAGGTTGACCTGTTGCTGGAGCTGGAAAACGGTTATATCGCCATCGAAGTCAACATGTCCGCCCATGTCAGTGCAGCGGATGCACGGCATTTGCACGACTTGGCGGATTTGTTGGATAAGCCATTGTTGCACGCGCTGGTGGTGTCGAATGACCCACGGATTCAGCAATGGGGGAATGTGGTGGCAGTACCCGTCGCATGGTTGTTGGGTTGA
- a CDS encoding fructosamine kinase family protein has protein sequence MKSSSTDLILPILQQHLGTDITIARVDATSGGCINQTSTVTLADGSRYFLKINQASLLEMFAAEADGLNAIRASASLRAPEPLGYGVQGQQAYLLLEYLPLQERGDQPQAGTQLAALHRHTAAQHGWFRSNTIGASPQRNTQTHDWVQFWQQERLGFQLERARRNGYPHRSYEQGLRLKEGISALFTDYQPVASLLHGDLWGGNLAYLLDGSPVIYDPAVYYGDRETDLAMTELFGGFGADFYAAYNAAWALDSGYAVRKTLYNLYHILNHFNLFWGGYGEQAARMTEKILAEIG, from the coding sequence ATGAAATCCAGCAGCACCGACCTGATCTTACCGATACTTCAGCAACACCTTGGTACGGACATTACGATTGCGCGAGTCGATGCTACCAGCGGTGGCTGTATCAACCAAACCAGTACGGTAACACTTGCCGATGGCAGCCGCTATTTCCTCAAAATAAATCAGGCGAGTTTGCTGGAAATGTTCGCGGCGGAAGCGGATGGGTTGAATGCAATCCGTGCGAGCGCCAGCCTGCGTGCGCCTGAGCCGCTGGGCTATGGGGTGCAAGGGCAACAGGCGTATCTATTGCTGGAATATTTGCCGCTGCAAGAACGCGGTGATCAGCCGCAGGCGGGTACGCAATTGGCTGCGCTGCACCGTCATACTGCTGCACAACACGGCTGGTTTCGTAGCAATACCATCGGTGCAAGCCCACAGCGCAATACCCAAACGCACGATTGGGTGCAATTCTGGCAACAGGAACGGCTGGGGTTTCAGCTTGAACGGGCGCGGCGCAATGGCTATCCGCACCGTTCTTATGAGCAAGGCTTGCGTCTGAAAGAAGGCATCAGCGCATTGTTTACGGATTATCAGCCCGTAGCTTCGTTGTTGCACGGCGATTTGTGGGGTGGGAATCTGGCGTATTTGCTGGATGGCAGCCCGGTGATATACGACCCAGCCGTGTATTACGGCGATCGTGAAACTGACCTTGCGATGACGGAGCTGTTTGGCGGGTTTGGGGCGGATTTTTACGCGGCGTATAATGCGGCTTGGGCGTTGGATTCGGGCTATGCGGTGCGTAAAACGTTGTATAACTTGTACCACATCCTCAATCACTTCAACCTGTTTTGGGGCGGGTATGGGGAGCAGGCGGCGCGGATGACTGAGAAGATTTTGGCAGAGATAGGCTAA
- a CDS encoding MipA/OmpV family protein — protein MKNALCAALALLATAQTPANAEPRQWNVGLAATADQSPFVGGDTQIGVKPVIIKENGFDIVGPAWSFSATPEREFYVGAGLDEWDHERGDSAVLQDMAELDQAINLRVGGAWKLATGTISADLAQDVAAHNGAQAKLRYTHHPDTVLNLRPYAELQWLSADLTDYYVGVDAAEAKADRPAYQADDSLALKVGVKMEKPLSRRLTLVSSVSANSYVSAIADSPIIDSSTVWGGYAGAAYRW, from the coding sequence ATGAAGAACGCATTGTGTGCCGCACTCGCTCTCTTAGCAACCGCGCAAACGCCCGCCAACGCTGAACCGCGCCAGTGGAATGTCGGTCTTGCCGCTACTGCGGATCAATCGCCATTTGTGGGGGGCGACACGCAAATCGGCGTCAAACCTGTGATCATCAAAGAAAACGGCTTTGATATTGTAGGCCCTGCCTGGTCATTCAGCGCCACGCCCGAACGCGAATTTTATGTCGGTGCAGGGCTGGACGAATGGGATCACGAACGCGGCGATAGCGCGGTGTTGCAAGACATGGCAGAGCTGGATCAGGCCATCAACCTGCGGGTTGGCGGTGCGTGGAAACTCGCCACCGGCACGATTTCCGCCGACCTTGCCCAAGATGTCGCCGCCCACAACGGTGCACAAGCCAAACTGCGTTACACCCATCACCCCGACACGGTGCTCAACCTGCGCCCGTATGCGGAATTGCAATGGCTTTCCGCCGACCTCACCGACTACTACGTAGGCGTGGATGCGGCTGAAGCCAAAGCCGATCGCCCCGCTTATCAAGCAGATGATTCACTCGCCCTAAAAGTTGGCGTTAAAATGGAAAAACCACTCAGCCGCCGCTTGACCTTGGTGAGCAGTGTGAGCGCCAACAGCTATGTCAGCGCCATTGCGGACAGCCCGATCATCGACAGCAGTACGGTGTGGGGCGGGTACGCGGGCGCGGCGTATCGTTGGTAA
- a CDS encoding TIGR00266 family protein, with amino-acid sequence MTVFTITGDVDPFLHVAMQKGDKIYCESGAMVMMEANLELKGRMTGGLGSALMRRFTNGESLFQQHIEAIGGDGDCLLSPALPGGMEIIDVGARQYLLNDGAFVAATSGTEMKVRTQSIGNALFAQSGGFFVMETSGTGQVVVSGFGSMFSLDVEPGKDLTIDNAHVVCWDSTLHYEISVTTSSSGGGLGGMFGNLVNSVTSGEGVVLRFSGRGKVHICSRNPSSFAALVRKHMPA; translated from the coding sequence ATGACCGTATTTACCATTACCGGCGACGTTGACCCCTTCCTCCACGTTGCCATGCAGAAAGGCGACAAGATTTATTGCGAATCCGGCGCAATGGTGATGATGGAAGCTAACCTTGAGCTAAAAGGACGCATGACTGGTGGGTTGGGCAGTGCCTTGATGCGGCGTTTCACCAACGGCGAATCCCTGTTTCAGCAACACATCGAAGCGATAGGGGGGGATGGCGACTGCCTGCTTTCCCCTGCGCTACCCGGTGGCATGGAAATCATCGACGTAGGCGCACGCCAATACTTGCTGAATGATGGCGCATTCGTCGCCGCCACCTCCGGCACAGAAATGAAAGTGCGTACCCAAAGTATCGGCAATGCCTTGTTTGCGCAATCCGGCGGCTTTTTCGTCATGGAAACCTCGGGAACGGGACAAGTAGTCGTCTCCGGTTTCGGCTCGATGTTCTCGCTGGACGTTGAGCCGGGTAAAGACCTCACCATTGATAATGCCCACGTGGTGTGTTGGGACAGCACCTTGCATTACGAAATTTCCGTCACCACCAGCAGTTCCGGCGGTGGCTTGGGCGGCATGTTCGGCAATCTGGTTAACAGCGTCACCAGTGGCGAAGGCGTGGTGTTGCGCTTCAGCGGGCGTGGCAAAGTACATATTTGCTCGCGCAACCCCAGCTCATTTGCCGCCTTGGTGCGCAAGCACATGCCTGCTTGA
- a CDS encoding AAA family ATPase, giving the protein MKLPYGIANFEAVISEGYEYVDRTAFLPLLEDAGKQLLFLRPRRFGKSLLLSMLENYYDLNKASRFEEIFGKLAIGQNPTPLHNRYLVMKWDFSAVSPEGDANKVAANLFDYLNGNIRKFSEDYKDLLPTPITIHADNALASFQSLVAVVSQTPHKLYLLIDEYDNFANEIMVSQHYPNHDSRYAALLMGEGVLKSLFKNIKAAAAGLGVDRVFITGVAPIVMSDMSSGYNVATNIYLEERFNTLCGFTEGEISQFVQGVTQACQLPAMFADETLSLMRDFYNGYRFCPEPQQDGVYNPTLALYFLGHLQTGCAYPRRMLDSNLSMDRNKLSYIANLPGGDQLIMTALSQQGDIAIQELQDRFGVHDILQTKKDPDFMASLLYYFGVLTFSREANAFGESCLVVPNLVIRSLYAERLQALLVPQLDWHDHQAAVKSLLGYADIAPLCHLVESQYFPVFSKRDYRWLNELTIKAAFLTLLFEQATYIMDSEAEIGDGYADLTMLIRPDMRHFQQLQDILIEFKYVGLKELGMTAAELATPGQAALEALPPVASRLREGRERVLAYRDGLQSKYRQQLRLHSFVVCALGVERLVWWVV; this is encoded by the coding sequence ATGAAACTCCCCTACGGCATCGCCAATTTTGAAGCAGTTATTAGCGAAGGTTACGAGTACGTTGACCGTACCGCTTTTCTGCCATTGCTGGAGGATGCAGGCAAGCAATTGCTATTTCTGCGCCCGCGCCGTTTTGGTAAGTCGCTCTTGCTGTCGATGCTGGAAAACTATTACGACCTCAATAAGGCCAGCCGTTTTGAGGAAATCTTCGGTAAGTTAGCGATAGGGCAGAATCCGACCCCCTTGCATAACCGTTACTTAGTGATGAAGTGGGATTTTTCAGCGGTCAGCCCAGAAGGGGATGCCAACAAGGTTGCAGCCAATTTGTTTGATTACCTGAATGGCAATATCCGCAAGTTCAGTGAGGACTACAAGGACTTGCTGCCGACCCCGATAACCATCCATGCTGACAATGCGCTGGCTTCTTTCCAGTCACTGGTGGCAGTGGTTAGCCAAACCCCCCACAAGCTCTATTTGCTGATCGACGAATACGATAATTTCGCCAATGAAATCATGGTGAGCCAACATTACCCCAACCACGATTCACGTTATGCGGCATTGCTGATGGGGGAAGGCGTTCTCAAGTCGCTATTCAAAAACATCAAGGCAGCGGCGGCTGGGCTGGGGGTAGACCGGGTATTTATCACGGGTGTAGCACCGATTGTCATGAGTGACATGAGCAGCGGCTACAATGTGGCGACCAATATTTATCTGGAAGAACGTTTCAATACCCTGTGCGGGTTTACGGAAGGTGAAATCAGCCAGTTTGTGCAGGGCGTGACCCAAGCCTGCCAGCTTCCCGCAATGTTTGCGGATGAAACCTTGAGCTTGATGCGTGATTTCTATAACGGCTACCGTTTCTGCCCGGAACCGCAACAAGATGGCGTGTATAACCCGACCTTGGCGTTGTACTTTTTGGGGCATCTGCAAACCGGGTGTGCGTATCCGCGCCGGATGCTGGACAGCAACCTGTCAATGGATCGCAACAAGCTCAGTTACATTGCCAACCTGCCGGGGGGCGATCAGTTGATCATGACCGCGCTGAGCCAGCAGGGAGACATTGCGATTCAGGAATTGCAAGACCGTTTCGGGGTACATGACATTTTGCAGACCAAGAAAGACCCTGATTTCATGGCATCCTTGCTGTATTACTTTGGGGTGTTGACCTTCAGCCGTGAAGCCAATGCATTCGGCGAGTCCTGTCTGGTGGTGCCCAATCTGGTGATCCGCAGCCTGTATGCCGAACGCTTGCAAGCCTTGCTGGTACCGCAACTGGACTGGCATGACCATCAGGCAGCGGTGAAGTCCTTGCTGGGTTATGCGGACATTGCGCCCTTGTGCCATCTGGTCGAAAGCCAATATTTCCCGGTGTTCAGCAAGCGCGATTACCGCTGGCTCAATGAACTCACCATCAAGGCGGCGTTCCTCACCCTGTTGTTTGAGCAAGCGACGTACATTATGGATTCGGAAGCGGAAATCGGTGACGGTTATGCCGATTTGACGATGCTGATACGCCCGGACATGCGCCATTTCCAGCAGTTGCAGGACATCCTGATCGAATTCAAATACGTGGGTTTGAAAGAGTTGGGGATGACAGCGGCGGAACTTGCCACCCCCGGTCAGGCGGCACTGGAAGCCTTACCACCCGTTGCCAGCCGTTTGCGCGAAGGGCGGGAACGGGTGCTGGCTTATCGTGACGGGTTGCAAAGCAAGTACCGGCAGCAGTTGCGTTTGCACAGTTTTGTGGTGTGTGCGTTGGGGGTGGAGCGGTTGGTGTGGTGGGTGGTTTGA
- the leuA gene encoding 2-isopropylmalate synthase, which translates to MLKQPSTKYKPFPPVALTDRQWPSRTITQPPIWMSTDLRDGNQALFEPMNVERKMRMFHTLCGIGFKEIEVAFPSASQTDFDFVRELIEGKHIPADVTIEVLTQAREHLIRRTMESLRGARRAIVHVYNATSQPFRDTVFGMSKTDVLGMAVSAVELIKHLAADQPETEWVLEYSPETFSATELEFAREVCDAVTAAWGATPNRPVILNLPATVEMATPNVYADQIEWMHRQLARRDSVILSVHPHNDRGTAVAAAELALLAGADRVEGCLFGSGERTGNVDIVTLALNLYTQGIAPGLDFSDINAVARTAEYCTQLPIHPRHPYVGDLVFTAFSGSHQDAIKKGLAVQTAESFWNVPYLPIDPADVGRSYDSVIRVNSQSGKGGIAYLLESAYGIVMPRRLQVEFASVVKDHTDQHGCEVNASDIWGIFAATYLDTATPVRYCEHHLFEQGNAQGIRLVIERDGIQHELTGTGNGPIDAAVHALQGAGIRVQVRSYEERSIGASVDAGDAQACAFIELRQAGAGGSAECYGVGIDGNIITASIKALVSGVNRLVA; encoded by the coding sequence ATGTTGAAACAGCCTTCCACCAAATATAAGCCATTCCCGCCCGTCGCATTGACTGACCGCCAATGGCCGAGCCGCACCATCACCCAGCCGCCGATCTGGATGAGTACCGACTTGCGCGATGGCAATCAAGCCCTGTTCGAGCCGATGAACGTTGAACGCAAAATGCGCATGTTCCACACCCTCTGCGGCATCGGTTTCAAGGAAATCGAAGTGGCGTTTCCTTCCGCTTCGCAAACCGATTTCGATTTTGTGCGCGAGCTGATCGAAGGCAAGCACATTCCCGCCGATGTCACCATCGAGGTGTTGACGCAGGCGCGGGAACACCTGATTCGGCGCACGATGGAATCCTTGCGCGGCGCACGGCGGGCGATTGTGCATGTCTACAATGCCACTTCCCAGCCATTCCGCGACACCGTGTTTGGCATGAGCAAGACAGATGTGTTGGGCATGGCAGTGTCGGCAGTGGAATTGATCAAGCACTTGGCAGCCGACCAGCCGGAAACCGAATGGGTATTGGAATACAGCCCCGAAACCTTTAGCGCCACCGAACTGGAATTTGCCCGCGAAGTCTGCGATGCCGTGACCGCTGCATGGGGCGCAACCCCCAACAGACCCGTGATCCTCAACTTGCCTGCCACGGTCGAAATGGCAACGCCGAATGTGTACGCCGACCAGATTGAATGGATGCACCGCCAGCTTGCCCGTCGCGACAGCGTGATTCTCAGTGTGCATCCGCACAATGATCGAGGCACAGCCGTTGCCGCCGCCGAATTGGCGTTGTTGGCAGGCGCAGATCGGGTCGAAGGTTGCTTGTTCGGCAGTGGCGAACGCACTGGCAACGTCGACATCGTGACCTTGGCATTGAACCTCTACACCCAAGGCATTGCCCCCGGTTTGGACTTTTCCGACATCAATGCAGTGGCGCGGACGGCGGAATATTGCACGCAATTGCCAATCCACCCGCGTCACCCGTATGTGGGCGATTTGGTGTTTACCGCGTTTTCCGGCTCGCATCAGGATGCGATCAAGAAAGGCTTGGCGGTGCAAACAGCGGAGTCGTTCTGGAACGTGCCGTATTTGCCGATTGACCCAGCGGACGTGGGGCGCAGTTACGATTCAGTGATTCGCGTCAACAGCCAGTCGGGCAAAGGCGGGATTGCGTACTTGTTGGAAAGTGCTTATGGCATTGTGATGCCGCGCCGCTTGCAGGTCGAATTTGCCAGCGTGGTGAAAGACCACACCGACCAGCACGGTTGCGAAGTGAATGCCAGCGACATCTGGGGTATTTTTGCGGCGACGTATTTGGACACTGCCACGCCCGTGCGCTATTGCGAACACCATTTGTTTGAACAGGGTAACGCGCAAGGCATCCGCTTGGTGATTGAGCGCGATGGCATTCAGCACGAACTCACGGGGACGGGCAATGGGCCGATTGATGCGGCAGTTCATGCGTTACAAGGGGCAGGCATCCGGGTGCAAGTGCGTAGTTATGAGGAACGTTCCATCGGTGCAAGCGTGGATGCGGGTGATGCGCAAGCCTGCGCTTTCATTGAATTGCGGCAGGCAGGCGCGGGTGGCAGTGCTGAATGTTACGGCGTAGGGATTGACGGCAATATTATTACTGCGTCCATCAAAGCGTTGGTCAGCGGGGTGAATCGGTTAGTGGCATGA
- a CDS encoding Lrp/AsnC family transcriptional regulator: MMQLDRHDWHILQVLQDNGCISNQDLADRIGLSPSPCLRRVRLLQEAGFITGYRALLDAKKLGLSLMALIHISMDQHTPERFDTFEARIAAIPEVLECLLITGQSADYQLKVVVKDMDAYQELLLNRITRIPGVAGVHSSFVLRRVVDKTALPL, translated from the coding sequence ATCATGCAACTCGACCGCCACGATTGGCACATCCTGCAAGTGTTGCAAGACAACGGCTGCATCAGCAATCAGGATTTGGCTGACCGCATTGGGCTTTCGCCTTCACCCTGTTTGCGGCGGGTACGGCTGTTACAAGAGGCAGGTTTCATCACCGGCTATCGGGCGTTGCTGGATGCCAAAAAGCTCGGTTTATCGCTGATGGCATTAATCCACATTTCGATGGATCAGCATACGCCGGAACGTTTCGACACGTTTGAAGCCCGCATCGCAGCCATCCCCGAAGTGTTGGAATGCCTGCTGATCACGGGGCAATCCGCCGATTACCAGCTCAAGGTGGTGGTGAAGGATATGGATGCGTACCAGGAATTGCTGCTCAACCGCATTACGCGCATACCGGGGGTGGCTGGGGTGCATTCCAGCTTTGTGCTGCGGCGGGTGGTGGATAAGACGGCGTTGCCGCTATAG
- a CDS encoding ATP-binding protein: MIARHITSIVQQALNRQAAVALIGPRQVGKTTLAYELADTRPSLYLDLESPADRNKLSDPELFLGQHEDKLVILDEIHRVPELFQNLRGLIDKGRRTGKRTGRFLILGSASIDLLRQSSETLAGRIEYVDMGPLDILEAGESNADLNRLWLRGGFPDSYLATDDRDSLILREAFIRTYLERDVPQFGFRIPTETVERLWTMLAHQQGGLLNVSQLAASLGVSSHSVNHYIGLLVDLLLVRRLQPYHANVGKRLVKSPRVYIRDSGLVHALLRLGDLNTLAGHPVVGASWEGFVIENLLAATPRRTQASFYRTAAGAEMDLVLELGGEHGLWAIEVKRSLAPAPSKGFHHAREDLKPTRTFIVYPGQDRYPLSAGVEVISLRELAGELTKLP, from the coding sequence ATGATTGCACGACACATCACATCCATTGTCCAGCAAGCCCTCAATCGTCAGGCTGCTGTTGCTCTTATCGGCCCACGTCAGGTGGGCAAAACCACCTTGGCTTATGAACTGGCGGATACACGCCCATCGCTTTACCTTGATCTTGAATCACCCGCTGACCGTAACAAGCTCAGTGACCCGGAACTGTTCCTTGGGCAACATGAAGACAAACTGGTGATCCTGGATGAGATCCACCGTGTACCAGAACTGTTTCAGAACCTTCGCGGGCTGATCGACAAAGGGCGACGCACCGGCAAACGTACCGGGCGGTTTCTGATTCTCGGTTCGGCCTCCATTGACTTGCTGCGTCAGTCCAGTGAAACGCTTGCGGGGCGTATCGAGTATGTGGATATGGGGCCACTGGATATATTGGAGGCTGGGGAAAGCAATGCTGACCTTAACCGCCTCTGGCTACGTGGCGGTTTCCCTGACAGTTACCTAGCGACGGATGACCGTGACAGCCTGATCTTGCGGGAAGCCTTCATTCGCACGTATCTGGAACGCGATGTGCCACAGTTTGGCTTTCGTATTCCCACCGAAACCGTGGAACGCTTGTGGACGATGCTTGCGCATCAACAAGGCGGGTTATTGAATGTGTCGCAATTGGCGGCATCGCTGGGAGTTAGTTCGCACTCCGTCAATCACTACATTGGCTTGCTGGTGGATTTGCTGCTGGTGCGGCGTTTGCAGCCTTACCATGCCAATGTTGGCAAACGTTTGGTCAAATCCCCCCGCGTGTATATCCGCGATAGCGGCTTGGTTCATGCCCTGCTGCGGCTCGGTGATTTGAACACCTTGGCTGGGCATCCGGTCGTGGGGGCTAGTTGGGAAGGCTTTGTGATTGAGAACCTGTTGGCGGCAACCCCACGGCGCACTCAGGCTAGCTTTTACCGTACCGCTGCCGGTGCTGAAATGGATCTGGTGTTGGAATTGGGCGGCGAACACGGCCTATGGGCGATAGAGGTCAAACGTAGCCTCGCACCCGCACCCAGTAAGGGTTTTCATCATGCAAGGGAAGACCTGAAACCGACACGGACGTTTATCGTTTACCCCGGACAAGACCGATACCCGTTAAGTGCTGGCGTAGAAGTCATCAGCCTGCGTGAATTGGCGGGAGAGCTGACCAAGCTGCCGTGA
- a CDS encoding UPF0175 family protein has translation MQITMDIPEYFGLDKTKPEIVSTLKLYAALALFQAGKLSAGAATELAGVDRYTFMAECKKHDIPTINYTPEDLEAELADFRLTC, from the coding sequence ATGCAAATCACAATGGACATCCCTGAATACTTCGGGCTAGATAAAACCAAGCCGGAAATCGTCAGCACCCTCAAGCTGTATGCTGCCCTTGCGCTATTCCAAGCCGGAAAACTGTCCGCTGGCGCTGCAACCGAACTGGCAGGCGTTGACCGCTACACCTTCATGGCAGAGTGCAAAAAACACGACATTCCGACCATCAACTACACGCCCGAAGACTTGGAAGCCGAGCTGGCTGATTTTCGGTTAACCTGCTGA
- a CDS encoding DUF3368 domain-containing protein has translation MLVIADTSPLVAIAACDGLSWLDTLFAEVRVPPAVFQEATVQGKPQADRLRHYLQDKVLTIDLHDFVITTEGLGNGELQAMALYKKQHADRLLIDDLRARKAALRNDIHIIGSVGILLLAKEGQLISTIKPYLQIIQQTDAHLSAKLIDKALLIAGE, from the coding sequence ATGCTGGTCATTGCTGATACCTCACCACTGGTTGCCATAGCCGCGTGCGACGGCTTGAGCTGGCTGGACACTTTGTTTGCAGAAGTGCGTGTACCTCCCGCCGTGTTTCAGGAAGCAACCGTTCAAGGCAAACCCCAAGCAGACAGGCTACGGCACTACTTGCAAGATAAAGTGTTGACGATTGACCTGCATGATTTCGTGATTACCACCGAAGGGTTAGGAAATGGTGAACTGCAAGCAATGGCGTTGTATAAAAAACAACATGCCGACCGCTTGCTCATTGATGACTTACGGGCGCGGAAAGCGGCATTGCGTAACGACATTCACATTATCGGCAGCGTCGGTATCTTGCTGTTAGCCAAAGAAGGTCAGCTCATTTCCACCATCAAACCTTATCTGCAAATTATTCAGCAAACCGATGCTCATCTCAGCGCCAAGCTGATCGACAAAGCGTTGTTGATTGCTGGGGAATGA
- a CDS encoding toxin-antitoxin system HicB family antitoxin — protein MSESCLIKTQVITLRVPNELKSRLEQQAKVQGVSLNNLANYLLTTQLSQLETFAGIEQRLRTKNLSDLKQKIALLLDKVPHNPNVPEWDRL, from the coding sequence ATGAGTGAATCCTGCTTAATCAAAACACAAGTTATCACCTTGCGCGTACCCAATGAGCTAAAAAGTCGCTTGGAACAACAGGCGAAAGTTCAAGGGGTTTCGCTGAACAATCTGGCTAACTACTTGCTGACAACACAACTCAGCCAACTTGAAACCTTCGCGGGTATTGAACAACGGTTACGCACTAAAAACCTCAGCGACTTGAAACAGAAAATTGCGTTATTGTTGGATAAAGTGCCACACAATCCTAATGTGCCGGAATGGGATCGGTTGTGA